In one window of Helianthus annuus cultivar XRQ/B chromosome 17, HanXRQr2.0-SUNRISE, whole genome shotgun sequence DNA:
- the LOC110922439 gene encoding uncharacterized protein LOC110922439 codes for MDYMTHYIWITFYLITITFTIIIIIIIIIYISPLSLNLLYAHNCHTSPLHKGSNSIRKLGRMAENKELKVDMGQVRVTSPPSGGVARQGSMTKNNCLCSPTTHEGSFRCRLHRTHSGIQRTKSVNSESKTP; via the exons ATGGACTATATGACACATTATATATGGATCACTTTTTATCTTATCACCATCACTTTcacgatcatcatcatcataataatAATCATCTACATATCTCCATTATCTTTAAACCTTTTGTATGCTCACAATTGCCATACCTCTCCTCTTCACAAAG GTTCTAACTCGATCCGAAAGTTGGGGCGAATGGCGGAAAACAAGGAGTTGAAGGTGGATATGGGACAGGTTCGGGTGACATCGCCGCCGTCGGGAGGGGTAGCAAGACAAGGAAGCATGACAAAGAACAACTGCTTGTGTTCTCCGACCACCCATGAAGGTTCATTCAGGTGCAGGCTCCATCGTACCCATAGTGGCATTCAACGCACCAAAAGTGTTAATTCTGAATCTAAGACACCATGA
- the LOC110925429 gene encoding BTB/POZ domain-containing protein At1g67900, producing the protein MKFMKLGSRPDTFFSSESVRSVSSEVSSDLVVQVNGTKYLLHKFPLLSKCLKLQKLCSESPESTQHQIIHLPDFPGGTESFELCAKFCYGIKITISAHNIVSARCAAERLQMTENVEKGNLVYKLDAFFNSCILNGWKDSIVTLQTTKCFQLWSEELGITSRCIEAIASKVISNPLKVNLSRNYPKQETDKDDISGWWGEDLSELGIDLYWRTMIVVKSCDKVSAKLVGDALRIYASKWLQNVSKNLENDQNSRLLLESVVSLLPIERTAVSCSFLSKLLKAANILGASSSSRAELAQRIGTQLDEATVQDLLIPSCSCSCSLNVMMTYDVEVVLTILEHFMLQSQSPLTSPPRVKGRFERWHRRSRSENNVDFEVQESRCSSTFHSSKIKVAKFVDGYLKEISKDVNMPLSKFFALVEVVPDFARLDHDDLYNAIDNYLKLHPNLNKTERKRVCRILDCKRLSMEVCMHAAQNELLPLRVVVQVLFFEQARSATAGGKLTDLPNNIKALLAAQDDSSRPQGSLTTNRSMGQPEDQWSVWGLKSQTSNLSTLRMKLEEDEDEGFHGEILKANISKVKRLCSLPNRPKRMFCKLWSTNRSASGEY; encoded by the exons ATGAAGTTTATGAAACTTGGTTCTCGCCCTGATACCTTCTTCAGTTCTGAATCAGTAAG GTCAGTTTCCTCTGAAGTTTCAAGTGATCTTGTGGTCCAAGTGAATGGAACAAAATATTTGCTTCACAAG TTTCCACTATTGTCAAAATGCTTGAAGTTACAAAAACTCTGTTCTGAATCCCCTGAATCCACCCAACATCAAATAATCCACCTCCCAGATTTCCCAGGAGGAACAGAATCATTCGAGTTATGTGCAAAATTCTGTTACGGAATCAAAATCACCATCAGCGCGCACAACATTGTATCAGCCCGTTGCGCAGCAGAACGCCTTCAAATGACAGAAAACGTCGAAAAAGGGAATCTAGTTTACAAACTCGACGCGTTCTTCAACTCTTGTATCCTCAACGGTTGGAAAGATTCGATCGTCACACTTCAAACCACTAAATGTTTCCAACTATGGTCCGAAGAGTTGGGGATCACTAGTCGGTGTATAGAAGCTATCGCGTCAAAAGTCATTTCTAACCCTTTGAAAGTGAATTTATCGCGTAACTATCCGAAGCAAGAAACGGATAAAGATGACATTTCAGGGTGGTGGGGTGAAGATCTTTCAGAATTGGGGATTGATCTTTATTGGAGAACAATGATTGTCGTAAAATCGTGTGACAAAGTGTCCGCGAAACTTGTAGGTGACGCGTTAAGAATCTACGCATCAAAATGGCTACAAAATGTTTCgaaaaatcttgaaaatgatcaaaataGTCGGTTGCTTTTGGAATCGGTAGTTAGTTTGCTTCCAATTGAAAGAACCGCGGTTTCTTGTAGCTTCTTGTCGAAACTGTTAAAAGCTGCTAACATTCTTGGAGCTTCATCTTCTTCAAGAGCCGAATTAGCGCAAAGAATCGGGACTCAACTAGACGAAGCGACGGTTCAAGATTTATTGATCCCTAGTTGTTCTTGTTCATGTTCTTTAAATGTTATGATGACATATGATGTTGAAGTAGTTTTGACCATTTTGGAACATTTTATGTTACAAAGTCAAAGCCCGCTAACGAGCCCGCCACGTGTCAAGGGGCGATTCGAGCGGTGGCATAGAAGGTCAAGATCTGAAAATAATGTTGATTTTGAGGTGCAAGAAAGTAGATGTTCTTCAACATTTCATAGCTCAAAGATTAAAGTGGCAAAATTTGTTGATGGATACTTGAAAGAAATTTCTAAAGATGTGAATATGCCTTTATCAAAGTTTTTTGCTTTGGTTGAAGTTGTTCCTGATTTTGCTAGATTGGATCATGATGATCTTTATAATGCCATTGACAATTACCTCAag TTACACCCGAATCTCAACAAGACTGAAAGGAAGCGTGTTTGTCGAATACTCGATTGCAAAAGGTTATCTATGGAAGTCTGTATGCACGCAGCACAAAACGAGCTTCTCCCATTACGCGTAGTGGTTCAAGTTCTATTCTTTGAACAAGCTCGGTCAGCCACTGCTGGCGGAAAGCTGACCGACCTGCCCAATAACATCAAAGCACTATTAGCTGCCCAAGATGATTCATCAAGGCCACAAGGTTCATTAACCACCAATAGAAGCATGGGTCAACCCGAAGACCAATGGAGTGTTTGGGGTCTCAAGTCACAAACGTCTAATCTTTCTACTCTAAGAATGAAGTTGGAAGAAGATGAGGATGAAGGTTTTCATGGTGAGATCTTGAAAGCTAATATATCTAAAGTGAAGCGACTTTGTTCGCTTCCTAATCGCCCTAAACGGATGTTTTGTAAGTTATGGTCAACGAATAGAAGCGCAAGCGGAGAATATTGA
- the LOC110921502 gene encoding beta-1,4-mannosyl-glycoprotein 4-beta-N-acetylglucosaminyltransferase, giving the protein MALNSSNFLEKVYIMAEGGSRYCSKKSDDICSNICNEDSGQSSTISRVKCILRGLDLKALIFIFVLVPSVIFALYVHGQKISYFLRPLWENPPKPFHEIPHYYHENVSMQHLCKLHGWKTREFPRRVFDAVLFSNEVDLLTVRWHELYPYVTEFVLLESNSTFTGIPKPLVFSSHRDRFKFVEPRLTYGMIPGRFQKGENPFVEEAYQRLALDYLIKKAGIEDDDLLIMSDVDEIPSRHTINLLRWCDDIPPALHLRLKNYLYSFEFLLDNNSWRASVHRYQSGKTTYAHFRQSDVILADAGWHCSFCFRRISEFIFKMKAYSHFDRVRFKRFLNPDRIQKVICKGANLFDMIPEEYTFKEIIGKMGPIPHSYSAVHLPAYLLENADDYRFLLPGNCMRESG; this is encoded by the exons ATGGCGCTTAATTCGTCGAATTTTCTAGAGAAAGTTTATATTATGGCAGAAGGCGGATCTCGTTATTGTtctaagaaatcagatgatatttGCAGCAATATTTGCAATGAG GATTCGGGTCAATCTTCAACTATATCGAGAGTAAAATGCATTCTTCGCGGGTTAGATTTAAAAGCCCTGATCTTTATATTCGTGTTGGTACCATCGGTTATCTTTGCGCTATACGTTCACGGTCAAAAGATATCGTACTTCTTACGCCCGTTATGGGAAAACCCGCCAAAGCCGTTCCACGAAATCCCACATTACTATCACGAAAACGTCTCGATGCAACATCTCTGTAAACTTCACGGATGGAAAACTCGTGAATTTCCACGACGTGTTTTTGATGCGGTTTTGTTTAGTAACGAGGTTGATCTGCTTACGGTAAGATGGCACGAGTTATACCCGTACGTAACTGAATTTGTACTGCTGGAGTCGAACTCGACGTTCACCGGAATCCCAAAACCGCTAGTGTTTTCCAGCCATCGTGATCGGTTTAAATTTGTCGAACCGAGGTTAACTTACGGGATGATTCCTGGAAGATTTCAGAAGGGGGAGAATCCGTTTGTTGAAGAGGCGTATCAACGGTTAGCGTTGGATTATCTTATAAAAAAAGCTGGGATTGAAGACGATGATCTGTTAATCATGTCGGATGTTGACGAAATCCCGAGTCGACACACGATTAACCTTTTAAGATGGTGTGATGATATCCCGCCCGCTTTACATCTTCGGTTGAAAAACTACTTATACTCGTTCGAATTTCTTTTGGATAATAACAGCTGGCGGGCTTCCGTTCATAGATATCAATCGGGAAAAACAACGTACGCTCATTTCCGCCAGTCGGATGTGATCTTGGCGGATGCCGGATGGCATTGCAGCTTCTGTTTCCGCCGTATAAGCGAATTTATCTTCAAAATGAAGGCGTATAGTCATTTCGATAGAGTGAGGTTCAAAAGGTTTTTGAACCCTGATAGGATTCAAAAGGTCATCTGCAAAGGGGCCAATCTTTTCGATATGATCCCCGAGGAGTATACGTTTAAGGAGATAATCGGGAAAATGGGACCCATTCCGCATTCGTATTCAGCGGTTCATCTTCCTGCGTATCTTCTTGAAAACGCAGACGATTATAGATTTCTCTTGCCCGGAAATTGCATGAGAGAAAGTGGCTGA